The following are from one region of the Isoalcanivorax indicus genome:
- the dapD gene encoding 2,3,4,5-tetrahydropyridine-2,6-dicarboxylate N-succinyltransferase translates to MSKVFALALGCGTQNRDEQWLEVYYPAPVLHPDNALIEAVRDTLDYDGGNVAIELSHRQVGHLARAWREADHEDQASYAVAFQESDNPVVLTILETDAEPASTPEAYLKLHLLSHRLVKPHGVNLSGIFPLLPNVAWTSEGAVDLNELPERQLMARLDGRVLSVDSVDKFPKMTDYVVPKGVRIADTARIRLGAYIGEGTTVMHEGFVNFNAGTEGPGMIEGRISAGVFVGKGSDIGGGASTMGTLSGGGNIIISLGEGCLLGANAGTGIPLGDRCTIESGLYITAGTKVKLLDENGQLVDTVKARDLAGQSDLLFRRNSESGVVECLANKSAISLNDALHKHN, encoded by the coding sequence ATGAGCAAGGTTTTCGCCCTGGCACTGGGCTGCGGCACCCAGAATCGTGACGAGCAGTGGCTCGAAGTCTATTACCCGGCCCCGGTCCTGCACCCGGACAACGCCCTGATCGAGGCCGTGCGCGACACCCTCGATTACGACGGCGGCAACGTCGCCATCGAGCTCAGCCACCGGCAAGTCGGCCACCTGGCCCGCGCCTGGCGCGAAGCCGACCACGAAGACCAGGCCAGCTACGCCGTGGCCTTCCAGGAATCCGACAATCCGGTCGTTCTGACCATTCTGGAAACTGACGCCGAGCCCGCCTCGACGCCGGAAGCCTATCTGAAACTGCACCTGCTCTCGCACCGGCTGGTGAAACCCCACGGCGTCAACCTCAGCGGCATCTTCCCGCTGCTGCCGAACGTCGCCTGGACCAGTGAAGGGGCCGTGGACCTGAACGAACTGCCCGAGCGGCAGCTGATGGCACGTCTGGATGGCCGCGTACTGAGCGTGGATTCGGTGGACAAGTTTCCGAAAATGACCGACTACGTCGTGCCCAAGGGCGTGCGTATCGCTGACACCGCGCGTATCCGTCTGGGCGCCTACATCGGTGAAGGCACCACGGTCATGCACGAAGGCTTCGTCAACTTCAATGCCGGCACCGAAGGCCCAGGCATGATCGAAGGCCGGATTTCGGCAGGTGTGTTTGTCGGCAAGGGTTCCGATATCGGCGGCGGGGCCTCCACCATGGGTACGCTGTCCGGTGGCGGCAACATCATCATCTCGCTGGGCGAAGGCTGCCTGCTCGGCGCCAATGCCGGCACCGGGATTCCGCTGGGCGATCGTTGCACCATTGAATCCGGCCTCTACATCACCGCAGGCACCAAGGTGAAGCTGCTGGACGAGAACGGCCAGTTGGTGGATACCGTAAAAGCCCGTGATCTGGCAGGCCAGAGCGATCTGCTGTTCCGGCGCAATTCGGAATCCGGTGTGGTCGAGTGCCTGGCCAACAAGAGCGCCATCTCCCTGAACGACGCCCTGCACAAGCACAACTGA
- a CDS encoding Spx/MgsR family RNA polymerase-binding regulatory protein: MTVTIYGIKACDTMKKAFTWLDEAGIDYTFHDYKKAGAPKSKVAAWIKREGWEVIINRRGTTWRKLPEDVRADMDAASAVDAAVENPSLIKRPVVEYPGGLLVGFSPDDWAEALK, from the coding sequence ATGACGGTCACGATCTACGGCATCAAAGCGTGTGACACCATGAAGAAGGCGTTTACCTGGCTGGACGAAGCCGGTATCGACTACACCTTCCACGATTACAAGAAAGCGGGCGCGCCGAAATCAAAGGTCGCGGCGTGGATCAAGCGCGAAGGCTGGGAAGTCATCATCAACCGGCGTGGCACCACCTGGCGCAAGCTGCCCGAGGACGTGCGCGCTGACATGGATGCGGCCTCTGCCGTGGACGCTGCCGTCGAGAATCCCTCGCTTATCAAGCGGCCCGTGGTGGAGTATCCCGGCGGGTTGCTGGTCGGTTTTTCTCCTGACGACTGGGCTGAGGCGCTGAAGTAA
- the dapC gene encoding succinyldiaminopimelate transaminase: MNPDLDLLHPYPFEKLAQLFDGLSPASKPPIALSIGEPQHPAPALVQDALRAHSAELARYPTTLGLPALRETIAGWLKRRFDLNRLAVEQVLPVTGTREALFAFAQAVLDRSTRPKVLMPNPFYQIYEGATLLAGGEPEYLPCTPEHGLQPDYDAVSVDTWQRCQLLYICSPGNPTGAVMSLEQLQSLIRLADEHDFIIASDECYSEIYDQTPPPGLLQACADMGRHDYARCVVFHSLSKRSNLPGLRSGFAAGDAAVLKQFLRYRTYHGCAMPPHHQLASMAAWNDEAHVRENRRLYREKFRAVLEILQPLMNVSAPEAGFYLWPEVPAGDDEHFARELKRTENVTVLPGRYLSRDVGGLNPGAGRVRMALVATLEECEEGARRIRRFIEHTY, from the coding sequence ATGAATCCTGATCTGGACCTGTTGCATCCCTACCCCTTTGAAAAACTGGCACAGCTGTTCGACGGCCTGAGCCCGGCCAGCAAACCGCCGATCGCCCTGTCCATCGGCGAACCCCAGCACCCGGCCCCGGCCCTGGTGCAGGACGCCCTGCGCGCCCACAGCGCCGAACTGGCCCGCTACCCCACCACCCTCGGCCTGCCCGCCCTGCGCGAGACCATCGCTGGCTGGCTGAAACGGCGCTTCGACCTGAATCGCCTGGCGGTGGAACAGGTGCTGCCCGTCACCGGCACCCGCGAAGCCCTGTTCGCCTTCGCCCAGGCCGTGCTGGACCGCAGCACCCGACCGAAGGTGCTGATGCCGAACCCGTTCTACCAGATCTATGAAGGCGCCACCCTGCTGGCCGGCGGCGAACCGGAATACCTGCCCTGCACCCCCGAACACGGCCTGCAGCCGGATTACGACGCCGTCAGCGTCGACACCTGGCAGCGCTGCCAGCTGCTGTATATCTGCTCACCGGGCAACCCCACCGGCGCCGTGATGAGCCTCGAACAACTCCAGTCACTGATTCGCCTGGCCGACGAGCACGACTTCATCATCGCCTCGGACGAATGCTACTCAGAGATTTACGACCAGACGCCTCCCCCGGGGCTGCTGCAAGCCTGCGCCGACATGGGCCGCCACGACTACGCCCGCTGCGTCGTCTTCCACTCCCTGTCAAAACGCTCGAACCTGCCCGGCCTGCGCTCGGGCTTCGCCGCAGGCGACGCCGCCGTGCTGAAGCAGTTCCTGCGCTACCGTACCTACCACGGCTGCGCCATGCCCCCGCACCATCAACTGGCCAGCATGGCTGCCTGGAACGACGAGGCGCATGTGCGGGAAAACCGGCGACTGTACCGGGAAAAATTCCGCGCCGTACTGGAGATTCTCCAGCCGCTCATGAACGTCAGTGCTCCCGAAGCCGGTTTTTACCTGTGGCCGGAAGTCCCCGCTGGTGATGACGAACACTTTGCCCGCGAGCTCAAGCGCACTGAAAACGTCACGGTGCTGCCGGGCCGCTACCTGTCCCGCGACGTGGGCGGCCTGAATCCCGGCGCCGGCCGCGTGCGCATGGCACTCGTGGCCACGCTGGAGGAATGCGAGGAAGGCGCACGCCGCATCCGCCGCTTTATCGAACATACTTATTGA
- a CDS encoding [protein-PII] uridylyltransferase, whose protein sequence is MTFEPALTREQITAALGEHRSPGKAARTLLSEGQARLDAAFMDTPIRDLVGGRALLVDRILQAGWDLFALEGGCDGFPDIALVAVGGYGRGELHPHSDVDVLILLASAPGDALCGKLEQFVAFLWDTGLEIGHSVRTLDECVDLAREDITVATNIMEARTLAGDDTLRARLAERTGPTHIWPTADFYAAKCAEQVARHRKHNDTEYNLEPDMKNAPGGLRDLQMVGWVAKRHFDVDRLDQLVDLGFLTAREFSMLERCQEVLFEIRWALHQVSGRNENRLLFDHQRQVAALLGHEDSSSNLAVEVFMKRFYRVSLALSVLNEMLLQLFDEAIVQHDQPQRVLPLNRRFRIHNDYLEVTGPKVFEEQPSTLLELFVVMAQHPDLKGVRASTIREVIAHRKLIDDAFRADPRNTALFMQLLRSPHALFTQLRRMKRYGILGQYLPEFGNIIGLMQYDLFHIYTVDAHTLLVVKNMRRLRHEETREKFPLACDVFYRLPKPELLYVAGLYHDIAKGRGGDHSELGADDAIAFCQRHGLSSWDAKLVAWLVRSHLVMSVTAQRKDIADPEVVYDFARQVGDLVHLDYLYVLTVSDINATNPALWNTWRDSLLRQLYLETKRALRRGLNNPVDKQDWIDETRDEALRILQQRQLPVQQVEQLWAGIGDEYFLRENAVDIAWHTEAMLARDNPGAPLVLIRETSSSQHEGGTQIFVYTPDTENLFAATVNALDQLNLTIMDARIITSADGFSLDSYIVLDEHGTPIGNDRPRLDAIRETLTEALSDPGNFGDIVQRRMPRRHRHFKVPTRVIISNDIVNDHTVVDILTLDRPGLLARVGRLFMEFGLLLQNARIATLGERAEDVFFVTQKDGTPISDPALCERLQQRLIEELDDTTSDATLPANGLSI, encoded by the coding sequence ATGACATTTGAACCGGCCCTGACACGCGAACAGATCACCGCCGCCCTGGGCGAGCACCGCAGCCCGGGCAAGGCGGCCCGCACCCTGCTGAGCGAGGGCCAGGCCCGTCTCGACGCCGCCTTCATGGACACCCCCATCCGCGACCTCGTCGGTGGCCGCGCCCTGCTGGTGGACCGCATCCTGCAAGCGGGCTGGGACCTGTTCGCCCTGGAGGGCGGTTGCGACGGCTTCCCCGACATCGCCCTGGTGGCCGTGGGCGGCTATGGCCGTGGCGAACTGCACCCGCACTCGGATGTCGATGTGCTGATCCTGCTGGCCAGCGCGCCGGGCGATGCCCTGTGCGGCAAACTGGAACAGTTCGTTGCCTTCCTCTGGGACACTGGCCTGGAAATCGGCCACAGCGTGCGCACGCTGGACGAATGTGTGGACCTGGCCCGCGAAGACATCACCGTGGCCACCAATATCATGGAAGCGCGTACCCTGGCTGGCGACGACACCCTGCGCGCCCGGCTGGCCGAACGCACCGGCCCCACGCATATCTGGCCCACCGCCGACTTCTATGCCGCCAAGTGCGCCGAGCAGGTGGCCCGTCACCGCAAGCACAACGACACTGAATACAACCTTGAACCGGACATGAAGAACGCCCCCGGCGGCCTGCGCGACCTGCAGATGGTCGGCTGGGTGGCGAAGCGCCATTTCGACGTGGACCGGCTCGACCAGCTGGTGGACCTGGGTTTTCTCACGGCCCGCGAATTCTCCATGCTGGAACGCTGCCAGGAAGTGCTGTTCGAAATCCGCTGGGCCCTGCACCAGGTCAGCGGCCGCAACGAAAACCGCCTGTTGTTCGATCACCAGCGCCAGGTCGCCGCCCTGCTCGGCCATGAAGACTCCAGCTCCAACCTGGCGGTGGAAGTGTTCATGAAACGTTTCTACCGCGTGTCGCTGGCCCTGTCGGTGCTCAATGAAATGCTGCTGCAGCTGTTCGATGAAGCCATTGTCCAGCACGATCAGCCGCAGCGCGTGCTGCCACTGAACCGGCGCTTCCGCATCCACAACGATTACCTGGAAGTGACCGGCCCGAAGGTGTTCGAGGAACAACCCTCGACACTGCTGGAACTGTTCGTGGTGATGGCCCAGCACCCGGACCTGAAAGGCGTGCGCGCCAGCACCATCCGGGAAGTGATCGCACATCGCAAGCTGATCGACGATGCCTTCCGGGCCGACCCGCGCAACACGGCCCTGTTCATGCAGTTGCTGCGCTCACCCCATGCCCTGTTCACGCAACTGCGGCGCATGAAACGCTACGGCATTCTGGGCCAGTACCTGCCGGAATTCGGCAACATCATCGGCCTGATGCAGTACGACCTGTTTCATATCTACACCGTGGATGCACACACCCTGCTGGTGGTGAAGAACATGCGCCGCCTGCGGCACGAGGAAACCCGGGAAAAATTCCCCCTCGCCTGCGATGTGTTCTACCGCCTGCCGAAACCGGAGCTCTTGTATGTCGCCGGGCTCTATCACGACATCGCCAAAGGGCGCGGCGGCGACCACTCCGAACTCGGCGCCGACGACGCCATCGCCTTCTGCCAGCGCCATGGCCTGAGCAGCTGGGATGCCAAACTGGTGGCCTGGCTGGTGCGCAGCCATCTGGTCATGTCGGTGACCGCCCAGCGCAAGGACATCGCCGACCCGGAAGTGGTGTACGATTTCGCCCGCCAGGTGGGCGACCTGGTGCATCTGGATTACCTCTATGTGCTGACCGTCTCGGACATCAACGCCACCAACCCGGCCCTGTGGAACACCTGGCGCGATTCATTGCTGCGCCAGCTGTATCTGGAAACCAAACGCGCCCTGCGCCGCGGCCTGAACAACCCGGTGGACAAGCAGGACTGGATCGACGAAACCCGCGACGAAGCCCTGCGCATCCTGCAACAGCGACAGCTGCCCGTGCAGCAAGTCGAACAGCTGTGGGCCGGCATCGGCGATGAATATTTCCTGCGCGAAAACGCCGTGGACATCGCCTGGCATACCGAAGCCATGCTGGCCCGGGACAATCCCGGTGCGCCCCTGGTACTGATTCGCGAAACCAGCAGCAGCCAGCATGAAGGCGGCACCCAGATTTTTGTCTATACCCCGGACACCGAGAACCTGTTCGCCGCCACGGTAAACGCGCTGGACCAGCTCAACCTGACCATCATGGACGCACGCATCATCACCTCGGCCGATGGCTTCAGCCTGGACAGCTATATCGTGCTGGATGAACACGGCACCCCCATCGGCAACGACCGCCCGCGCCTGGATGCCATCCGCGAAACCCTGACCGAGGCCCTCTCGGACCCGGGCAACTTCGGCGATATCGTCCAGCGCCGCATGCCCCGTCGCCACCGCCACTTCAAGGTGCCGACACGGGTCATCATCAGCAACGACATCGTCAACGATCACACGGTGGTGGATATCCTCACCCTGGACCGCCCCGGCCTTCTGGCCCGCGTCGGCCGCCTGTTCATGGAGTTCGGCCTGCTGTTGCAGAATGCCCGCATCGCCACCCTGGGTGAGCGCGCCGAAGACGTGTTCTTCGTGACCCAGAAAGACGGCACCCCGATCTCCGACCCGGCCCTGTGCGAACGCCTGCAGCAGCGCCTGATCGAAGAACTGGACGACACCACCAGCGACGCCACCCTGCCTGCCAACGGCCTGTCCATCTGA
- the map gene encoding type I methionyl aminopeptidase, whose translation MSISLKSPEDIAAMREAGRLAGEVLDMIGEHVQPGVTTEELDRLCHDYMVNTQQVIPACLGYRGFPKSVCTSVNHVICHGIPSDRKVLKKGDIINIDVTVIRDGWHGDTSKMFFVGEPSVLAKRLVEVTRECMMKGIELVRPGTRLGDIGHAIQQHAESHRFSVVREYCGHGIGKVFHEEPQVLHYGKPGTGLVLEEGMVFTIEPMINAGKQHTKLLPDGWTVVTKDHKLSAQWEHTIAVTRDGFEVLTRRQEETDLA comes from the coding sequence ATGAGCATCAGCCTGAAGAGCCCCGAGGACATCGCAGCCATGCGCGAGGCCGGCCGCCTGGCCGGCGAGGTCCTGGACATGATCGGTGAACACGTCCAGCCCGGCGTCACCACCGAGGAACTGGACCGCCTCTGCCACGACTATATGGTCAACACCCAGCAAGTCATCCCCGCCTGCCTGGGCTACCGGGGCTTCCCCAAATCCGTGTGCACCTCGGTCAACCATGTCATCTGCCATGGCATCCCCAGCGACCGCAAGGTGCTCAAGAAAGGCGACATCATCAATATCGACGTGACCGTCATCCGCGATGGCTGGCATGGCGACACCAGCAAGATGTTCTTTGTCGGCGAACCCTCGGTGCTGGCGAAACGCCTGGTGGAAGTGACCCGGGAATGCATGATGAAGGGCATCGAACTGGTCCGCCCGGGCACCCGGCTCGGCGATATCGGCCACGCCATCCAGCAGCATGCCGAGTCACACCGCTTCTCGGTGGTGCGTGAATACTGCGGCCACGGCATCGGCAAGGTCTTCCATGAAGAGCCGCAGGTGCTGCACTATGGCAAGCCCGGCACCGGTCTGGTGCTGGAAGAAGGTATGGTGTTCACCATCGAGCCGATGATCAACGCGGGCAAACAGCACACCAAACTGCTGCCCGACGGCTGGACGGTGGTCACCAAGGATCACAAGCTCTCTGCCCAGTGGGAGCACACCATCGCCGTGACCCGCGATGGCTTCGAGGTGCTGACCCGGCGGCAGGAAGAAACCGACCTGGCATGA
- the rpsB gene encoding 30S ribosomal protein S2: MPSVTMRDMLKAGVHFGHQTRFWNPKMKPFIFGARNKIHIVNLEKTLPLFNDALSFVNKLASSNNKILFVGTKRAAQKAVAEEATRCGMPYVDHRWLGGMLTNWKTIRQSIKRFRDLEAQANDGTFDKLTKKEALMRRREMEKLERSIGGIKDMGGLPDALFVIDVDHEDIAVQEARKLGIPVIAVVDTNSNPDGVDYIIPGNDDAIRAIQLYVSAVADAIIEGRQYAATQAPGGDSDGFVEVEEAAGEAQG, encoded by the coding sequence ATGCCTAGCGTAACCATGCGCGACATGCTCAAAGCGGGCGTTCACTTTGGCCACCAGACCCGTTTCTGGAACCCGAAGATGAAGCCGTTCATTTTTGGCGCGCGCAACAAGATCCACATCGTCAATCTGGAAAAGACCCTGCCGCTGTTCAACGATGCCCTGAGCTTCGTCAACAAGCTGGCGTCCAGCAACAACAAGATTCTGTTCGTGGGCACCAAGCGTGCGGCGCAGAAAGCGGTAGCTGAAGAAGCGACCCGCTGCGGCATGCCGTACGTCGACCACCGCTGGCTCGGCGGCATGCTCACCAACTGGAAGACCATTCGTCAGTCGATCAAACGGTTCCGTGACCTGGAAGCCCAGGCCAACGACGGCACCTTCGACAAGCTGACCAAGAAAGAAGCGCTGATGCGCCGTCGCGAGATGGAGAAGCTGGAACGCTCCATCGGCGGTATCAAGGACATGGGCGGCCTGCCGGATGCCCTGTTCGTGATCGACGTGGACCACGAAGACATCGCTGTCCAGGAAGCCCGCAAGCTGGGTATTCCGGTGATTGCCGTGGTGGACACCAACAGCAACCCGGACGGTGTCGACTACATCATCCCGGGCAACGATGACGCCATTCGCGCCATCCAGCTGTATGTCAGCGCCGTGGCCGACGCCATCATCGAAGGCCGTCAGTACGCTGCGACCCAGGCACCGGGTGGCGACAGCGACGGTTTCGTCGAGGTCGAGGAAGCTGCTGGCGAAGCCCAGGGCTGA
- the tsf gene encoding translation elongation factor Ts: protein MAAVTAALVKELRERTGLGMMECKKALVEAEGDIERAIDDLRKSGQAKAAKKAGRTAAEGAIAVAVSDDGKTAIMVEINSETDFVARDENFLGFANKVAAAALAAGKTEAADIAAVTLADGSTVEQAREALIQKIGENIQVRRAAILSAETALGAYVHGGKIGVLVALKGGDEALGKDVAMHVAAVAPQVVNPSEVPEAELEREKEIIRAQPDMAGKPEEIVEKMLGGRIQKFLKEISLVEQPFVKDPNTTVGKLVKDAGAEILAFNRLVVGEGIEKEETDFAAEVMAQVNKG, encoded by the coding sequence ATGGCTGCTGTAACTGCTGCTCTGGTGAAAGAACTGCGTGAACGCACCGGCCTGGGCATGATGGAGTGCAAGAAAGCACTCGTTGAAGCCGAGGGCGATATCGAACGGGCCATCGACGACCTGCGCAAGTCAGGTCAGGCCAAGGCGGCCAAGAAAGCTGGCCGTACCGCTGCTGAAGGCGCCATTGCCGTGGCCGTGAGCGACGACGGCAAGACCGCCATCATGGTGGAAATCAACTCCGAGACCGATTTCGTTGCTCGCGACGAGAACTTCCTGGGCTTTGCCAACAAGGTGGCCGCTGCAGCACTGGCCGCTGGCAAGACCGAGGCGGCTGATATCGCTGCTGTCACGCTGGCCGATGGCAGCACCGTGGAGCAGGCGCGTGAAGCCCTGATCCAGAAGATCGGTGAAAACATCCAGGTGCGCCGCGCTGCCATCCTGAGCGCTGAAACCGCACTGGGGGCTTACGTGCACGGCGGCAAGATCGGTGTGCTGGTGGCCCTGAAAGGGGGCGACGAGGCACTGGGCAAAGACGTGGCCATGCACGTGGCGGCCGTGGCGCCGCAGGTGGTCAACCCGTCTGAAGTGCCGGAAGCCGAACTGGAGCGCGAGAAGGAAATCATCCGTGCCCAGCCGGATATGGCAGGCAAGCCGGAAGAAATCGTTGAGAAGATGCTGGGTGGTCGTATCCAGAAGTTCCTCAAGGAAATCAGCCTGGTCGAGCAGCCGTTCGTGAAAGACCCGAACACCACCGTCGGCAAGCTGGTGAAGGATGCCGGTGCTGAAATCCTGGCGTTCAACCGCCTGGTGGTTGGCGAGGGTATCGAGAAAGAAGAAACCGATTTTGCCGCCGAGGTGATGGCCCAGGTCAACAAGGGTTGA
- the pyrH gene encoding UMP kinase: protein MPSASKDRSPRYNRILLKLSGEALAGEEGFGIDPKVLDAMALEIGQLVGIGVQVGLVIGGGNLFRGAALQAAGLDRVAGDHMGMLATVMNALALRDALERSNIRTRLMSAIPMSGVVEHYDHRHAIRYLKNGEVVIFCAGTGNPFFTTDSAACLRGIEINADVVLKATKVDGVYDSDPVKNPEAVKYERLTYDDVLANKLGVMDLTAICLCQDHSMPLRVFNMNKKGALLNLMLGGSEGTLVEAGRPPAE from the coding sequence ATGCCCAGTGCAAGCAAGGACCGGTCGCCGCGCTATAACCGCATTCTGCTGAAGTTGAGCGGTGAAGCGCTGGCGGGAGAGGAAGGCTTCGGTATCGACCCCAAGGTACTGGACGCCATGGCCCTGGAGATAGGGCAACTGGTCGGTATCGGGGTGCAGGTGGGCCTGGTGATTGGTGGTGGCAACCTGTTCCGGGGCGCAGCCTTGCAGGCCGCCGGGCTGGACCGGGTCGCCGGTGATCATATGGGCATGCTGGCCACGGTGATGAATGCACTGGCCCTGCGTGACGCGCTCGAGCGCTCGAATATCCGCACCCGGCTCATGTCGGCCATCCCCATGAGCGGGGTGGTGGAGCACTATGATCATCGTCATGCGATCCGTTATCTGAAGAACGGGGAAGTGGTGATCTTCTGTGCCGGCACCGGCAATCCGTTCTTCACCACGGATTCGGCCGCCTGTCTGCGCGGTATCGAGATCAACGCCGACGTGGTGCTCAAGGCAACCAAGGTCGATGGCGTGTATGATTCAGATCCGGTCAAGAACCCGGAAGCGGTAAAATATGAACGTCTGACCTACGATGATGTGCTGGCCAACAAGCTGGGCGTGATGGACCTGACCGCCATCTGCCTGTGCCAGGATCACAGCATGCCGTTGCGGGTGTTCAACATGAACAAGAAGGGTGCCTTGCTGAACCTGATGCTGGGTGGCAGTGAAGGCACGCTGGTGGAAGCGGGCCGCCCGCCCGCCGAGTGA
- the frr gene encoding ribosome recycling factor, translated as MIDDIRKDAETRMKKSLEALETALKRVRTGRAHPSLLDTISVSYYGADTPLSQLANIGVEEGRTLIVSPFDKQLVPDIERAIMKSDLGLNPSTAGTVIRLPLPPLTEETRRDLVKVVRGEAEQARVSIRNIRRDANSDLKELLKEKEISEDEERRGEEQIQQLTDRMVGEVEKRLKGKEDELMSI; from the coding sequence GTGATCGACGATATCAGGAAAGATGCCGAAACACGCATGAAGAAAAGCCTGGAGGCACTGGAGACGGCACTCAAGCGGGTGCGTACCGGCCGGGCTCATCCAAGCCTGCTGGACACCATCTCGGTGTCCTACTACGGCGCAGACACGCCGCTGTCGCAGCTGGCCAATATTGGCGTCGAGGAAGGCCGCACGCTGATCGTGTCGCCGTTCGACAAGCAGCTGGTGCCGGACATCGAGCGTGCCATCATGAAATCCGATCTGGGGCTGAACCCGTCCACGGCGGGTACCGTCATCCGTCTGCCCCTGCCGCCGCTGACCGAGGAAACCCGCCGTGATCTGGTCAAGGTGGTGCGCGGTGAGGCCGAGCAGGCGCGGGTGTCGATCCGTAACATTCGCCGTGATGCCAACAGTGATTTGAAAGAGCTGCTCAAGGAGAAGGAAATCTCCGAAGACGAGGAGCGCCGGGGCGAAGAACAGATCCAGCAACTGACCGACCGCATGGTGGGTGAGGTGGAAAAGCGCCTCAAGGGTAAAGAAGACGAACTCATGTCGATCTGA
- the uppS gene encoding polyprenyl diphosphate synthase produces MQDSEATRGGDALPRHVAIIMDGNNRWAKARGLPGAEGHRAGEQAVQVVIRGCAARGIEALTLFAFSSENWTRPEDEVQHLMQLFLRALAERVAELHDNGIRLCFIGEREAFSEDLQRGMAEAEALTAANQAMTVAVAVNYGGQWDMARAARRLAQRVAAGELAPAQIDEQAVAAQLCLAELPPPDLLIRTGGEHRISNFLLWQAAYSELYFSPVLWPDFDDRALAMALQDYAGRQRRFGGRVEDSSC; encoded by the coding sequence ATGCAGGACAGTGAGGCCACCAGGGGCGGCGACGCACTGCCCCGACATGTCGCTATTATCATGGACGGCAACAACCGCTGGGCCAAGGCCCGCGGCCTGCCTGGCGCGGAAGGCCACCGGGCCGGAGAGCAGGCCGTTCAGGTCGTGATACGCGGCTGTGCCGCGCGCGGTATCGAGGCGTTGACCCTGTTTGCCTTCAGTTCCGAGAACTGGACGCGTCCGGAGGACGAGGTGCAGCATCTTATGCAGCTGTTCCTGCGGGCCCTGGCGGAGCGGGTGGCCGAGCTGCACGATAACGGTATTCGCCTGTGTTTCATCGGCGAACGGGAAGCATTCAGCGAGGACCTGCAGCGCGGCATGGCCGAGGCCGAGGCGCTGACGGCCGCCAATCAGGCCATGACGGTCGCCGTGGCGGTCAACTATGGCGGACAATGGGACATGGCCCGCGCCGCACGCCGATTGGCACAGCGGGTGGCGGCGGGTGAACTGGCCCCGGCGCAGATCGACGAGCAGGCCGTGGCCGCGCAGTTGTGTCTGGCCGAGCTGCCGCCCCCGGATCTGCTGATCCGCACCGGCGGTGAACACCGTATCAGCAATTTCCTGCTTTGGCAGGCGGCCTATAGCGAACTGTATTTTTCGCCGGTGCTGTGGCCGGACTTCGATGACCGGGCCCTGGCGATGGCCTTGCAGGATTACGCCGGGCGTCAGCGCCGCTTTGGCGGCCGGGTGGAGGACTCCTCATGCTGA
- a CDS encoding phosphatidate cytidylyltransferase, translating into MLKQRVITALVLLPIVLGALFFLERTGFAWVAGAFFLVAGWEWSALMGRLALPTRLLWVASLAVLMCLAEWATPGWLYTLLPLWWLLALVLVMTYPATAAKWARLPIMVLLGWLLLVPSWAAVVHIQSSGALGLAGPWALLFILVWVWAADTGAYFAGRAFGRRKLAPAVSPGKTLEGLFGGIALALAVAALVPFVAPVTGALPLILVVAVLTVLASVLGDLFESMVKRQRGVKDSGTILPGHGGMLDRIDSVTAALPVALAGLSWFGLPGGI; encoded by the coding sequence ATGCTGAAACAGCGCGTCATTACGGCGCTTGTACTGTTGCCGATCGTGCTCGGCGCTCTGTTCTTTCTGGAGCGCACGGGCTTTGCCTGGGTCGCTGGCGCCTTCTTTCTGGTGGCGGGCTGGGAATGGTCGGCCCTGATGGGGCGCCTGGCGCTGCCCACGCGTCTGCTCTGGGTGGCCAGCCTGGCCGTGCTGATGTGTCTGGCGGAGTGGGCCACCCCGGGCTGGCTCTACACCCTGCTGCCGCTGTGGTGGCTGCTTGCGCTGGTGCTGGTGATGACCTACCCGGCCACGGCGGCCAAATGGGCTCGCCTGCCGATCATGGTGCTGCTGGGCTGGCTGCTGCTGGTGCCCTCCTGGGCCGCCGTGGTGCATATCCAGAGCAGTGGCGCGCTGGGCCTGGCCGGGCCCTGGGCGCTGCTGTTCATCCTGGTCTGGGTATGGGCGGCGGACACCGGTGCCTATTTCGCCGGACGTGCCTTTGGCCGTCGCAAGCTGGCACCGGCGGTGAGCCCGGGCAAGACCCTGGAAGGCCTGTTCGGCGGTATCGCCCTGGCCCTGGCCGTGGCGGCGCTGGTGCCCTTTGTTGCCCCGGTAACCGGGGCGCTGCCGCTGATTCTGGTGGTGGCGGTGCTGACGGTGCTGGCCTCGGTGCTGGGCGATCTGTTTGAAAGCATGGTCAAGCGCCAGCGTGGTGTGAAGGACAGCGGCACCATCCTGCCCGGCCATGGCGGCATGCTGGACCGCATCGACAGCGTCACGGCGGCATTGCCGGTGGCACTGGCCGGTCTGAGCTGGTTCGGCCTGCCGGGAGGCATCTGA